One Salvia splendens isolate huo1 chromosome 12, SspV2, whole genome shotgun sequence genomic window carries:
- the LOC121757892 gene encoding uncharacterized protein LOC121757892, translating into MKAYRAKGHALERIFGNIDKQYKKLFYYKNELLRTHPCSTVQIHYENHRCTPTSSLRFLRIYICLGPLKIGWKRFCRPIIFLDACFLRGSYKGHILIAIGIDQNNSWWPIAWSVGETESYEQWKWFLDHLDEDLQLSENWPRYVFMSDQQKGLSKIIAEKYPVSTGSVYNICTTTLRSGSRLNNMCETFNAKIIEPCKKPILTLLEEIRTNQLERIQIRGQWVKNYNYPVPPVIKELLDKAASNSTSWRAFWNVENEYQTSGPAGQFVVNMLNRTCTCRLWQISGIPFVHVTTSILKYKHPLIDYVSAFYSRSSMAALYEHVLYPINGMENWSRSSDVGFELDPPNTKRQCGRPRKLRRERPQRTAMLSCGRCGQIGHNRRSCQNDPSAPNNQRSQASAQPSSHGSQEPDTQRDRPPCPTTETTTGSSRAASLSTRVRKAQRCGRRKMND; encoded by the exons ATGAAGGCCTACAGGGCTAAGGGACACGCGCTCGAAAGAATATTTGGGAACATCGACAAGCAATACAAGAAGCTCTTTTACTACAAGAATGAGCTGCTTCGAACGCATCCTTGTTCCACTGTTCAGATACACTATGAGAATCATAGATGCACACCAACCTCTAGTCTGAGGTTCCTCAGAATTTATATCTGCCTAGGGCCACTGAAGATCGGATGGAAGCGGTTCTGTCGACCTATCATCTTCCTTGACGCATGTTTTTTGCGAGGGTCGTATAAGGGACATATATTGATTGCCATCGGGATTGATCAGAACAATAGTTGGTGGCCAATTGCTTGGTCTGTCGGTGAAACTGAAAGCTATGAGCAATGGAAATGGTTTCTAGATCATCTGGACGAGGACTTGCAGCTATCTGAAAACTGGCCTCGATATGTATTCATGTCCGATCAGCAGAAG GGTTTGTCGAAGATAATTGCTGAAAAGTATCCAGTGAGCACAGGTTCTGTGTACAACATATGTACAACAACTTTAAGAAGCGGTTCTCGG CTGAACAATATGTGTGAGACGTTTAATGCTAAGATCATCGAGCCATGTAAAAAACCAATTTTGACGTTGTTGGAAGAAATTCGAACAAACCAACTGGAGCGCATCCAGATAAGAGGTCAGTGGGTGAAGAACTACAACTACCCCGTACCACCTGTCATAAAAGAGCTTCTTGATAAGGCGGCATCCAACTCTACTTCTTGGAGAGCATTCTGGAATGTGGAAAATGAATACCAGACATCAGGCCCTGCTGGTCAGTTTGTGGTGAACATGCTCAATAGGACATGCACATGTAGGCTTTGGCAAATCAGCGGGATCCCTTTCGTGCATGTTACAACATCCATACTCAAGTATAAACACCCCCTGATTGATTATGTTTCAGCATTTTACTCGAGGTCTAGCATGGCGGCACTATATGAGCATGTCTTGTACCCTATCAACGGTATGGAAAACTGGTCGAGGTCTTCGGACGTTGGTTTTGAGCTGGACCCTCCGAACACAAAAAGACAATGTGGGCGCCCAAGGAAACTGAGGAGAGAAAGGCCACAG CGAACTGCAATGCTCTCATGCGGCCGGTGTGGACAAATTGGGCATAATAGGCGGAGTTGCCAGAACGACCCTTCAGCACCCAACAACCAACGTAGTCAGGCAAGTGCTCAACCAAGTTCTCATGGGAGTCAGGAGCCAGACACGCAGAGGGACCGACCTCCTTGCCCTACTACGGAGACGACAACTGGGTCGAGCCGTGCTGCTTCATTGTCAACCCGTGTTCGGAAAGCTCAGAGATGTGGTCGTCGCAAGATGAATGATTGA